In Lycium barbarum isolate Lr01 chromosome 9, ASM1917538v2, whole genome shotgun sequence, the DNA window TTTAAATTGTTTAATCAAATAGCTCACCTCATGTTTGATTAATGTATTATTGTGTGGAAAGAATGAATCATGAAAAGGAAAAGGACAGTGATGTGAACTCCGTTACTAGAAATATGAATAGTTTATTTGAACTCTTTCCTACAATTGATTATTCTTATGCTGGACATATGCCAGATCTTGATTTTCTTAATTGTCTTCTTGGGGAAGACCAAAATTTTACTTGCAAGACTGCAACTTTGACTATATTTGAATTGGCATTTGATGAATGATGACAATTTTCAACTTATATATATTCTTGGTTGAGTTTAAGTTAAATATACGGTCAGTTTTTTTACACTATCAGGTCATCTTTATTTGTTGTAGTAGGTAACCTGTAGTATTATATTTTAAGATACAttttacttatatatattttgaatgacctgataatataaaaataattaattacaaTGACAGTGCATTTTACTTATATTCTATTTCTAATTGAGGTTACATTCTGCGTGCACTGATGATGTAAAATATATTTACAGCATCAGATCAGTTAAAAGCAATTACCGGTAAAGCTCTATAATAAGCATTGATTTGTAACCCCCTACTTTTTTTTAACTAATATGTGGAATTCACTTGAAGATAGAATCATGGGATTGATTTCTTGCAGATAAATCTGCTAACCTGTAGTATTATGTTGCAGCCAGCCATATTTGACCTTATAGAAATATATGGAGCGGCATAGACGGTGAAAATTTATATAACCGATCACACCTGCTTGGAATTAAGACATAATTAAAGTTTTGGATGAGTTAGATTAGAGGAGAATATTTTCGGAAGCTTCTTCAATGTTTAATAAAAAGGATAATTTCAGAGATCTCCCCTGAGGTTTTAGCCTATAAAACCTACCTCCCTTGTGGTTGGTTCTAAATATTACGTAGACCTCCCTTCTTTCGTATTTAGTGTAACAAAACtatattataatttaaaatagacaagtttgcccctcatattttaaTGCTATTTTTTCTTCAACTTTGTGTACCATAATTCGTTTAGTTATTTTAATTTTCTTCGTTGGGTTCGTATATTTAAGTCATATATGTCACTCAATTTGTTTAAATCATATTCATACATAAacaaatgaagaagaaagatattaaaaatttatttttaactcACTTTAAGCTTgcctattttttctttctttgattaACAATGAAGGGTTAAACCCTTTTAAACCTTAGCTCACAGagcattaaagaaaaaaataattactaTTGATGGCGTTGGTGTTCAATCTGCTTGCCTTCTTCAATGCCGAACTCAAATAGCTGGAGCTTAAGCTccacacaccccccccccccaccctcccCCCCACAGcacccttttttaaaaaaaaaagaaaaaatacatAAATAAACCTTCAAATTTGGCCTCAGCTGGCgcgtatgccctccaactttgagtGTGCACAggtagacacctcaacttgtcttCACTTTGTCAGTTGAAGACTCCAACTTACAaattgatcatctagacacctccaaactTATGCGCCACGTTAGCGCCATGTCATCATTTGTGTTtatgtgttcaactttatacaaattAAGGTGTTTACTTGTGCAAACCCAAAGTTGGAGAGCATATTTGTCAGCTGAGACCAAGTTTGAgggtctgtttatgtattatgcctatattttatattgtttatttttattcattttgTAAGATTCAAAAGTTATTTGAAGAAATTGAATGAAGATAATAGAAAGTCAGAAAATAGTTTTGCTATTTTAAAAATAATGTAAAGTATAATGGGTAACTAATTTGCTTAATTGCTTTTCAGATTAAATTATAGCTTTATGGTTTTGTTATGGATtaataaaatagaagaaaaaatagAATTAAAATATGAAGGGAAAACTTGTCTATTTTAAATTATAACATAGTTTTGTTACATTAAATGCGAAAGAAGGGAGGTCTACGTAATATTTAGAACCACAAAGGAGATCAGTGTTATAGGCCGAAACCTCAGgggaggtctctgaaattatccCTTAATAAAAAATTGCATACTTAAGGACATAAGAATATATACCGTCAGTGTAAGTAAATTTTACGCCATCAAGTCATTTTTATCTGTTATAAAGGGTAATGCATCttattttcaaattttcaaatctCACATTTTTAGGAGGCTTACCGATAGATATACCTCGTATGACCTGGTGAAGCAAATTTACTGTGACGATGTATTATTACTGAATAAAATATTCCATGGGATGACCCAGTGATATTAATAAAACAACAGATGACTCTACTTTTTCATTTTATGAAAGTGCCTTATCTTTAATATCTTATTTTTTTCTCATAAAGTTATACTAGATAAAGTTATTTCAttgaatattattattattttttttcattgAATATTATTAACGATccaaagttgaaaactttaattTTTGTGTATATAACATGTACAATGTGGATGTTACTTTGTTCACTTATTTAAACGTTGGAGTTAGTCTCTGTCAtcattaggggtgttcatggttcggtttgggtcggttattgattaaaatcataaccaaaccaatttagtcggttttaaatgtctaaaaccataactaaaccaaataaaataataaccaccggtttggttattgttggtttggtttgatttttcgatttatgactagcagccatgagacttatcagtaaaacattaaaaggttgaaaaagacatgtttttttttttttttgttcaaacgataacttttatttatagtttaaggtggaacatataTCATAGAAACactttcactattagtgatagtgtagtactcaagttacccaaagttactaaactattacatatagagctaaaaactaacttagtagtgactacaccatttttgtcatcttaatacacatacatgggaataaagtagagcataagagtttttagttgttgttacaaacatacataataattaaacataaagactacctaaaattaaaatgaaaatatatgaaataaaaaaactgtgTAATGATCACAAACTTTGAGGCAGTACTTTCatttttgccctcaattctcccattttattaaaaaaactttgtgtaatgatccaaaCTTTATATGTTTTTCTaccattatccccaaggctaggggcTCGATTACAAGAAGTTATTCTTTTCtgttttttaggaggattactcacggaagaagtattagagcattaccatgtgcttgagttgcagcaaatgctgatgttactgaagtatcttgtATAatcaacctctgtccttttcataagaaaagtattagaagtttaggacccattcagacaagaaaaaagaaaggtataaattcgaaaaaagaagaagaaacaacctaaaatcaaatgactgacaaagaaaggctaaaaatttaagttaaagacattagactctaacatgagcttctgttagtaggtttacacttaacatttaaaagagttaaaagacttaaagacatgggcttggacatattcttaacaacatgggccttaaacaatcatgtgaaataagtatatcaaaaatcaaattaatgattaaaaggtataaaatatttataattatttatgaaaaactaatattatacatataaataattataaaatttatgtatataatttatcggtttggttcagttatttattcggttattttttaatagaaccataaccaaaccaaatataatcggtttttaaaatttaaaactaaatcaaatcaaaccaaaccaaatatcgGTTTTTTaatcggtttggttaaattttcaatttgattttagttttaaCTAAAACGGTGGACAGCCCTAGTCATCATTGGCATGCCCTATTTACTATAACTATAGAAGTTCTTTTGAGTTCCCGATTCAGCAACATGTTAAAGTCTCCATATGAATTGAAATAATTAAATACATCTTCCAAGTTCCAAGAACCTCACTATTTCTATGTTTCTACTACTTCTATGTTTCTTGACACTATTGTCAACCGTCAAACATACTTTTATGGGAATAGGGTCAAATATATGTCTTTATTTTAGTTTATTAGTCGATTTTGCCCTCCGTTAGcgaaagtagtcaaatatacccctctcaaTTATAAAGTTTACACCCATACCCCTCAATTAGATGGAATCCCCCAATTCAACCTCAAATTCCCAATTTCACTTAAAATTACCCGATTTTTCCTTTTTAACTGGACCCGGCCGTACCCACAAAACTAATTTAACGAATTAAACTCCAAAACCCATTTTCTTGATCATCTAACTACCGATTCTTGTGTGGGGGGGGGAAATTAACCACCGATTCTCGCCAATTTTCTTGGACATTCATTTAAAATCTCTTGAAGATTCATataagaataattaacataaaTTGGTAGACCCATATAAAATTGAAATTCCCAACAAATGATATTTTTCCACAAGAACAAGTTACTAATACAATCATTTTCGGTCCAAGAATTGATTCTTTTGCAAGATTCAATCTTGGGTTCAGATGCTGAaattagctaaaaaaaaaaagattattttaAGCATGGTAAGTGTACAAATGATGCTTTTTTTTAAATAGTGATAAACACTATTAGGAACAGTCATGATGGCCGTCGTAGTTCATGTGGCCGGAGACGAGCTTGTCGGATTTGGTTGGAGCTCACTggattttttttatgacatgggaacccgcaacCGCTATCGTTCGGATGCGTACAGAGTAAACCCAGCTTCTGTGCAATaactcgcaaaccacacaggagaggtaatcCACATTAGGCAaaccccgtgcgacgagctcgtcCCAGAAGGCAAATCTCCTGTTGTCATAGGCGGGGGGTTTCGAACCTGGATTTTGTTGGCTGCTTGTTGTGTTTTGGCAGCGTGGGAGTGAGAACGTTGAGGTAAGAGCAATGGTGACGGGGAGAGAACCCCTCAAGCTATGGCCCATGGGATATATAGCTCCACTGTGCCACCGCTGTAATGATCGATGAAGTGTTTGTGAGAAGTTTGCAAGTAACATAGAGAGTTGGTTTAATACCAAAAGGACAAAAACAGACTGTTTCTTATGTCATCCTATCAatttattactttcatattaaaacATGTCAATTatcaaaagaaaaatatttaatttataaattctatGTAGTTCGcctgagaagaagaagaagcagtcGCGCTCCCTTCTCTGTCAAATGTCCACCGAAATATTTTAGGGCGGAAATGGGGTATATTTTGTGGTTATTTTAATTAGGTGGATACGGTTGGGTCGGGTTACAAAGGGAAATCAGGTAATTTtaagtgaaattgggaaattgagGTTGATTTGGGGATTCCATCCAATTGAGGGTATGGGTGTAAACTTTATAaacgggaggggtatatttgactactttcgCTAACGAAGGGAAAAGTTGactaataaactaaagtagaggggtatatttgacccttttccctacttttatttataaggcataatacataaacaaacccttaaacttggcctcagctggcaagtataCCCTCCAACTTTggatgtgcacaagtaggcacctcaacttgtataaagttgaacacataaacacaaatgctgacatgTATTGACGTGACACATAAAGTTTGGGAGGGCCACGTCAATGCCGCgacagcatttgtgtttacgtgttcaactttatacaagttgaggtacTTACTTGTGTACACTCGAAGATGGAGGGCATACTTGTCTGCTGGGGCCAAGTTTAAGTGCTTATTTATGTATTAAGCCTTCTATAACTGTGGTGTCCGACTAACTTGTGCAAAGCCTCATAAATAATCCACCCGGTATTTCACAACTAGAAACAGAGGTTTTTTCCACCGATATTCAGTGAAAAAATTGAGTTATAAAATATGTTTTTCTCACCTCATTCCCACCAAACAGCTCAGTGGTAAAAAGCATGGTGGGAAACAGGTTCGCATTGAGACGCTGGTAAACTTTCTAATTTTTCCGTGTGAAAAAACTAGTATTTCGATTTTTCCCACTGACATTCAGTGGAAAATAGCCACTGAACATTTTTCAATGGGAAAATAGAGATATTTTAGTAGTGTTTGTGCAATTTTGCACTCCAAGACTTAAGTAGACTAACAGAAATAACATTTAAACAAAATGAAATTGTTGTTAGTATTTTCTTGGCATAATACATGCAGGTCTTCAAACTTGGCCGAAATTAGCAAGTATGCCCTCAAACTTTGAATATgtacaagtaggcacctcaacttgtataaagttgaatacgtaaacacaaatgttgacgtgacacataaattttgggGGTGTCTAGATGAttattttgtaagttggagtgttcaattGACAAAGTGAAGACAAGTTGAGATGTCTACTTGTGTACACCCAAAGTTAGAGCCTTGGACGGCATATTTGTCCCAAGATTTCCCCAGTCTCTCATGACCATTCACACCTTATTAACCGCTAGAACCCACACTTGGATGGACTGGTTTTCTTGGTATCTTATGTTTTTGTAACTCATACTTTTGTAGATTGGGTGTTGACAATTCATATCTTTCGGTACTTGATTTATGCAATGTAATGATAGTACTAATAATAACTATGTCTCAGTCCTAAACAAGGTTGGGTCAACTATATGATTCCTCACTTCTCCATGTAAGCtcaactcatcattatcataaaatGTAGTGATAGTACCagtttatttctttctttttttttcctcataGATTGGAATTCTTATAATTTTGAATGCTAATAAACTTTATAATCTTGAACAAAAGACTAAAGAGAGTTTGGATGAGAATGAACTACAGTTTGGATAAGAATGAACTACATTAGACTACGAAAAAAATGCATACCAATCTGGTTTATTTTTAATCTGAATATTTCAGTAAATCTAGGTGTAACGCTGAGCTGACTAGTTCCACAGGAGAAAAGTGCTGCCAGTAAATCAATTAAATGACTCTCACTACATCAACAACTAGAATGGTAATTGATTCAAGTAATGGCAGAACCTATACATCTCCACGTTTAAAAATGTATTCACAGTTGAATCATATTATAGGAGTATATGTATTCCAATCATCATTCTTGGAACTTTTTAAAACCTATAAATAACATTTCTTGCAAAAAGTGGTGTAAGAACGAAGAAGAACCTACCGAAAATGTTTTGCTCATAAACTGGTTTTCTTTTTCTCCTAGTGATCATTTGTTGTTATTGAATTTTGTAAATAATGAAAGCTGcttctatttttgtttttttgatatTTCCACCATTTCTATCTTGAAAGAATAATTTCCATGGTAAGAAAATCTTTCTCCAACCAGAAGGAAATTCTCATCAATATTTTCGGATACTTGTTTTCTCTTGCCAATTTCTAGTCTAACTATGGTTAAGGGGAAGCTGATTTTAAATAAGTCTTGACCCTTAGATCTGAAATCTAAGCACATACATGTTTATTGTACAAGGAAAAATCATTAGAAATAAAACAAAATCAGAAATCCAATAATCTGGCAGTTCTACTAGACTAGCACAACTGCAATTGGACTTCTTACAGAGTGCCTATTACTAATCCATTTCAAGAATCCTTGAACTACAGTACTGTTGGAGCTGTTGGTTGTTTTGGAAAAAGTCACTTGGTATGTCAACTTCTGGTTCAACTTGGAGAATTTTAGAGTAGACGGCTTAACATTCACGGAAACTCCTGGTGGTGAAAAAATCTCCACATTGTAAGCTGATTTAGCCTCTCCGACATTAGTCACTGTTCTTGTGTATGTTTGAGAATTCACTCCGagtatgatggaaaatgaaggaTAATTTAGTTGTGCTTCAGGAATACTTTTCACTTCCGAGCAATTCACCTTGCGTTGAAGAAGGTCTCGAACCTCTCGATTTGTGTAATTCAAACCACACAAATAAGGTAAGTAGCTCTTGAATTGGGTATCATAAATTAGTCCTGGATCATTTGCTCTTGACGGATTGACGTGTCCTGCACCAACCGCAAAGATATTTGCAGGAAGTAGCCTTTCATCTAGGATGGGATTGTTGGCGAGGTTTATTGTATCAGCAGTTGTCATGATTGCTGACTTAATAGCTGCTGGAGACCAAGCGGGGTGAGCGCTTTTTAGCAATGCTGCTACTCCACTCAGGTGAGGACAAGACATGGATGTGCCGGAAATAATATTGAAGGTAGATTTTGTGTTTGTGTTGTTCTCCACGAAGGTAGGCCAAGCAGCAAGAATGTTAACACCAGGACCAATAATGTCCGGCTTCAGTATTCCAGGACTAGCCGTGCTTGGTCCTCTAGAAGAAAATCCAGCAACCACAGGAGCATTTTTATCTCCTATTATAGTTCCTTGGAAAGTAATCCGGGCAACAGGTTTATTTGTTGAATTCATGTAGGCAAGAATTTTCATTCCATCTGCATAAGTAACATCCAAGGCAGGAAGAACGTGAGCATCGGCTGATGTTGTGAAACCGTTTTCTGGATCATTGATAATAATCATGCCAACACCTCCAGAATCCTTTACGACTTGTCCTTTTGCAACCCTTGTAATACCACCACCTACCTGGCACAAAACTATTTTGCCTCCATTAGAAGTGTACGCTAACCCATCTCGGCAATAAGAGCCTTCGGTAAATTCACGTTCACCTTTTCCAGGTTCATACAGAGGAAAGAATGTTGAGTGGAAAGCCTTTGGATGGAAAGCTGATTCACCCTCGATTTCTTGTTTGTTTCCTAGCTTAACCGTAGCCTTAATTTTCCTGTCAAGAGTGCTTGCACCTACTGTCAGAATCCATGGGGCTTCATTTGAAATAGTGCTATTGGATGGACCACTATTACCAGCAGAGCAACTTACAAGAATGCCTCTTTCTGTTGCACTATATGCGCCGAGTGCAACGGGGTCGTTATAGAAGGAACTAGTCAATCCACCAAGGGAAAGGGATAGAATATCAACACCATCGTCAATAGCTGCATCCATGCCAGCTAAAATGTCACTGTCCTCACAACCAAATGAGTCACAAACCTTATAAATAGCCAAGTGAGCAAGAGGGGCAACCCCTACAGCAGTGCCATTTGCATTCCCATATACATTAGCACCTTTAACAAAACCTCCTGCAGCTGTGCTGGCCGTGTGAGTGCCATGTCCATCATCATCTATTGGTGAACGATTGTCTTTTATGAAAGACCTCAAGCCAATGAGCTTATTGTTACACTTTGTAGTGAAATTTGATTCACACTTGCCCTTCCATTTAGCAGGCGGAGGAGGCACTCCTTTGTCGCTAAATGAAGGATGATCAGGTGAAACCCCAGTGTCCAAGACTCCAATGATCACACCTTTCCCATAGTTGGAATCCCGCCACAAGCCAATGTTTTGTTGCAATCCAAGAAAGCTTGGAGTATGTGTAGTGTGTAAAGACAATATCCTCTGCGGCCATGCAAATATGAAGCCTGGTTTTTTCTCCATTTCTTTCATTTGCTCTGCAGATAATCTTGCAGCAAAGCCTTTCAACACATTGCGATATGAATATACTAAACGCGGGGCCTCTTCATTTGAGCTTGTGCTTGCTGTGGTATTTGGCAAAAATGAAAGGTACCAGCTCTCTAGATCCTGATCTGATAAAGATTGAGTGGAAATTCGGCTTTCTGGAGATGCAACATGAACTATATAAGTCTCTAAAGGGCTTTGAATAGTTGGCCATGATAAACAACTAATCATGCAAAAAAGAAGACAGAACTTCAAGAACATCATGGCTGGAAATGGGTTAGAAGAGCTCTAATTTCTTGGTATTTAGTAGAGCACAGTTGATACTTGGCATTCTTTGAACTACTAGTATATATAGTGCTCTCTGGCTTTATAAGTTTGACTTTTTTTCTACGCGGTAAACTCACCATAGAAACTTTGTAATTGTTAAATCAGATAGCTCACCTCACGTTGATTAAAGCATTATTGTGTGGAGAAAGGAGAACCATCAtgagaaagaaaaaataaagttaaagGAAGAATCAAGAATAGAAGGAAATTTACTGATGTGCTTAGTACTTAACATTTGGAATTCACTTGAAGAAAGAAATAGTGGGATTGAATTCTTGAAGTGCAATCTGCTAAAATTTGACCTCATAGAAATATATGGAGTGACATAGACGGTGAAAATTTGTATAGCCGGTCACAAATTACTCGGAATTAAGGTAGTCAGAGGCAAGATTATAGTTTCGAGCTCGGAATTCAGGGGCGGAGCACTAATTAAGTACAGCTTCAGACAAACCTAATATAGCTTTTGTTTAGACTTTGTATTTGTATTAGAACATTCATTAAATACGAATGAATATTTAGTTATGAACTCAATAACTAAAATGAAGAATTATTGGATGCAAGCCTCTTCAATTATTTAATCCACTATCCCATCTTATGTTGATTAAAGTATTATTGTGTGGAAAAAGGAGAACCATCAcgagaagaaaaaaataaagtgaaaaagatgaatcaagaaaaggaaaaagacacTGATGTGAACAGAGTGACTAGAAATATGAATAGTCTATTTGAACTctttcatataatttttttttttttaaataaagtgtgagcctagggctgattttataaATTTTCTCAGAAGCAAATAAATAAAGAGTCTTTACAATGTAGCCAAATTGGCTAATAAAATTTAAGACTTGAACTAATGACCAACTTAGGACTTATATCATATCCTAAAATTATGCAACGTAAATAGTAAGGCAAAGCTGCATCCGTCCATTTCCCTGTTGTATTGTGTCTTCCATGCaatgttcttgaattttccaGTTTGTACCAAACATGAGGTAGAACTATAGAAACGTTGTTGCTTCTAGTGATATCACCATTAGTAGCATAGCAGGAACTGAACCATATTCCTACACTTGCACCATCTTTAAATAATTGAGACCATGTATTGATGGTGCACAAAGGGTTGCATTGAAGCTCAAAGCACTTTCTATGTATTGTCAATCTCACAGTAGGCTGAGTACAAAGTACTAATACCACACACTGTAACAAAGTCAATATATAGATCATGTATGAACTTGCTGCATCAAATATAAAAAACAAACCTGTTGAATTTTGAAATCCTGCAAAAAACCTGTTACCACTTGCTGCATTTAGTAGATACCAAATTGCACACATTGAGGTGGTGTCATGTTTGGTTCTACCATAGCAGCAGCATAGCCTAATCCCTGATACTTCACAGAAATTCCCATTCGTatcttgattgattttttttattattattattttttattttttaaaaaaaaaaaaaccagcaaCTTAGTGACTGCTCAATGTTGTCCTTTAACTGATTTTTTGAATGTAGTCCTTGAGAGCAAAATCTATTCCCTTTTGATGCAAACCAACCAGGTCTGCATAACCAAGTTGATACACAGAATTGCCTTATCCCAATTTGTATAGCACCACTTCTATATCTTGCATGTTGTGATCTGCTAAAAGGCCAATCCCACCAGTAGCAAAGTATGATTTCCATGTGACTCCATAAGTTCAACACGCTTTCTATGTATTGTCACTCCATCAACAGAATGAGCAACAATTGCTAATACCACACACTGATATATAGTCAATACACAGATCTGCATTTGATTCTTGCTTGTTTTGTAATCTCCATTGTTCTGTCTTCTCTATGTTTCGATTGAAAAGCTTGGCTGAGCAAATATGTATCTTCCTCTTTGTGATTTAACCCATATAAAATTGACTTTTGTCCATTCAATTGAGCACAACTTGGTGCTAATACCACGAATTGAACATCCATCAAACTTATATTAATTAAACTCCCCTTTGAGGCTTTCCTGAGTTGGATCTTGATCATATTTGGTATGCATCTGTattctctcccttttttttttttttttttttttttttttttacactatgTTTCGCTGCTTGTTGGTATTCCTTCACTGTGGTTGTTCTGTGGTACCTGTTTAATTaaaaatcctccatttatgttagaTTGTGTACCTACAACCATTAGCAAACAGTTAGTGTAAACCAAATCGTTCACATTCTCCTCCCAATggatttgagtgtgaggaccTCCTTTTCTCCCACCTTCCCCTATATTCAGTCTCCTTAACATAATCTGATTCTTAGATAGGGCAACTGTAATTTGTCACtgttcacaattcttttacagtggctctccatgtcatgaaaggaattgaattgtatgtcccctgtgtccaaagctaaattagccaggtgatctgctaatttgtttccttccctataagtatgctctatcaccaccactttttcctcaattattctccaaatttcttccaccatattaatgaTTTGTCAGGGAATTTCCCATGTCCTTTGGATAATGTTTTTCAGCAATAGTGAATCTGTCTCTATCATTATTTGATCCCATTGATTGTCTTTTAAATACCTGAGAGCCTGTAAAATGGCCAGGGCCTCTGCCTCGGTGTTGGTGCTTTGAAGATCCTCTATTTCTCTGGCCTGTGCTTGTATCACATCTCCCCTTTCATCTCTTACACAAAAGGCTCATGAACTCCTACCCGGGTTTCCTCTTGAGGCTCCATCAATGTT includes these proteins:
- the LOC132609861 gene encoding subtilisin-like protease 4, which produces MMFLKFCLLFCMISCLSWPTIQSPLETYIVHVASPESRISTQSLSDQDLESWYLSFLPNTTASTSSNEEAPRLVYSYRNVLKGFAARLSAEQMKEMEKKPGFIFAWPQRILSLHTTHTPSFLGLQQNIGLWRDSNYGKGVIIGVLDTGVSPDHPSFSDKGVPPPPAKWKGKCESNFTTKCNNKLIGLRSFIKDNRSPIDDDGHGTHTASTAAGGFVKGANVYGNANGTAVGVAPLAHLAIYKVCDSFGCEDSDILAGMDAAIDDGVDILSLSLGGLTSSFYNDPVALGAYSATERGILVSCSAGNSGPSNSTISNEAPWILTVGASTLDRKIKATVKLGNKQEIEGESAFHPKAFHSTFFPLYEPGKGEREFTEGSYCRDGLAYTSNGGKIVLCQVGGGITRVAKGQVVKDSGGVGMIIINDPENGFTTSADAHVLPALDVTYADGMKILAYMNSTNKPVARITFQGTIIGDKNAPVVAGFSSRGPSTASPGILKPDIIGPGVNILAAWPTFVENNTNTKSTFNIISGTSMSCPHLSGVAALLKSAHPAWSPAAIKSAIMTTADTINLANNPILDERLLPANIFAVGAGHVNPSRANDPGLIYDTQFKSYLPYLCGLNYTNREVRDLLQRKVNCSEVKSIPEAQLNYPSFSIILGVNSQTYTRTVTNVGEAKSAYNVEIFSPPGVSVNVKPSTLKFSKLNQKLTYQVTFSKTTNSSNSTVVQGFLKWISNRHSVRSPIAVVLV